Proteins from a genomic interval of Nitrospina gracilis Nb-211:
- the murJ gene encoding murein biosynthesis integral membrane protein MurJ, translating to MEQKSVLHQLLSAGLWVSGGVLLGRIAGFVREIAIASRFGVTGDADVVLFALTLPDFLISILLGGALAAALIPQYQHHSPKEKNALLVQSGAVVGLAFIVLALGLIAVADIVVAVFAPGFEGEAARTAESLLAIVLWLLPLTALAGVTTGFLQAQGHFAVPALGTLIFNLTLIAALWGVMDGPNGLVLFAGAMIVGGLLRLLSQVLCLPKFGLMQGTAPGWWIDKPLFLRYLQALSAGSLLLLLPVIARALASLEGPGGFASLNYATKLVDLPMGVGLGVFSVVLLPKLSECFAHGRDEEGVSLARNGMLGIFAISYTLILIFAWWGETLTEIVYGWGAMSEQDTHEIAFLAALGMALLPAQGATTLLAATANARKDTALALRSSLAGLAVFVPVAWLVSERLGLTGIVATLVLTYWVVMAYQSILLNQRHGIRLFDGALALDLLRIALVCPLALAPFALATTALESGPPGTLLFATLAGVTLLFASGAVIPRYREYLINRLRPRPDV from the coding sequence ATGGAGCAAAAATCCGTTCTGCACCAACTGCTTTCGGCGGGCCTGTGGGTCTCCGGCGGCGTCCTGCTGGGCCGCATTGCGGGGTTCGTGCGCGAGATCGCCATCGCCTCGCGGTTCGGCGTCACGGGGGACGCCGACGTGGTGCTGTTTGCGCTCACCCTGCCGGATTTCCTGATCAGCATCCTGCTGGGCGGTGCGCTGGCGGCGGCGCTGATCCCGCAATACCAGCACCACTCGCCAAAAGAAAAAAACGCCCTGCTGGTGCAGTCGGGCGCGGTGGTCGGGCTGGCTTTCATCGTGCTGGCGCTGGGATTGATTGCTGTCGCCGATATCGTGGTCGCCGTGTTCGCACCGGGATTCGAAGGCGAGGCGGCGCGCACGGCGGAGTCCCTGCTCGCCATCGTGCTGTGGCTGTTGCCGCTCACCGCGCTGGCCGGGGTGACCACGGGGTTTCTGCAGGCGCAGGGGCATTTCGCGGTCCCGGCGCTGGGCACGCTGATCTTCAACCTCACCTTGATCGCGGCGTTGTGGGGGGTCATGGACGGACCCAATGGCCTTGTGCTGTTCGCCGGGGCGATGATCGTCGGCGGCCTCCTGCGTCTGCTCTCGCAGGTGCTGTGCCTGCCCAAATTCGGGTTGATGCAGGGCACGGCGCCGGGATGGTGGATCGACAAACCGCTCTTCCTGCGCTACCTGCAGGCGCTGAGCGCGGGAAGCCTCCTGCTCCTTCTACCGGTGATCGCCCGCGCGCTGGCGTCGCTGGAGGGACCCGGCGGGTTCGCCTCGCTCAACTATGCGACCAAGCTGGTGGACCTGCCGATGGGCGTCGGTCTCGGCGTGTTCTCGGTGGTGCTGTTGCCGAAGCTGTCCGAATGCTTCGCCCACGGCCGCGATGAGGAAGGGGTGTCGCTCGCCAGAAACGGCATGCTCGGCATCTTCGCCATTTCGTACACGCTGATCCTGATTTTCGCGTGGTGGGGCGAGACGCTGACGGAGATCGTGTACGGCTGGGGGGCGATGTCGGAGCAGGATACGCATGAGATCGCGTTTCTCGCCGCGCTGGGCATGGCCCTGCTTCCGGCGCAGGGCGCGACCACCCTGCTGGCCGCCACCGCCAACGCGCGCAAGGACACGGCGTTGGCGCTGCGGTCGAGCCTCGCAGGCCTCGCGGTCTTCGTGCCGGTGGCGTGGCTGGTGAGCGAGCGCCTGGGCCTGACGGGTATCGTGGCAACGCTCGTGCTCACCTACTGGGTGGTGATGGCCTATCAATCGATTCTGCTCAACCAGCGGCACGGGATACGTCTTTTTGACGGCGCGCTGGCGCTCGATTTACTGCGCATTGCGCTCGTCTGCCCGCTGGCGCTGGCTCCGTTTGCGCTGGCCACCACGGCACTGGAGTCCGGTCCGCCCGGCACCCTGCTGTTCGCGACGCTTGCCGGAGTGACCTTGCTGTTCGCCAGCGGCGCGGTGATCCCACGTTACCGCGAATATCTCATCAACCGACTGCGTCCGCGCCCGGACGTCTGA
- a CDS encoding ferredoxin--nitrite reductase, translating to MNKIEELKLEKDGLDIKADIARFAKEGWDCISEDDLTRLKWYGLFLRKPTPGFFMLRVRIPNGYVPSYQLKALAHIAGRFGNGQIDITTRQQVQLRHLKIDDVPAVFDLMDSVGLTSMQTGMDNVRNIMGCPVGGLHPKEILNAFPVIEAMNAYFLENREFSNLPRKFNIAVTGCPDSCIHTETQDLALVPASREEDGETVYGFNLLVGGKIGSGGYRIASPLDVFVKPGEAVEVSAGVVTLYRDYGYRDVRTRNRLAFLIEDWGEPKFREMLVRTLGRDLPPAGEDLRNDHENPHIGIYRQKQPTMNYVGMKVPVGRMDHTRMEKLAVLAEKYGNGEVRLSPANSVIVPNISDKKLGDFLEEPLLKEFDYNPNALIKGLVSCVGKDYCGMATIETKGTAMEVAKKLEKKLDGIRPITMNWSGCPAGCGNHLVADVGLIGKRARVGGQTVDAVDVFVGGRSGKYPAPALKILEDIPCDKLPDVLAQILPYHAREKMHPVKNYKKKKKPQTESRPNRSSNAPVNKANADAHTRLHATDSVLKN from the coding sequence ATGAACAAGATCGAGGAATTGAAACTGGAAAAGGATGGGCTGGACATCAAGGCCGACATCGCGCGCTTCGCTAAAGAGGGCTGGGACTGCATCTCCGAGGACGACCTCACGCGGCTGAAGTGGTACGGCCTGTTCCTGCGCAAACCGACCCCCGGTTTTTTCATGCTCCGCGTGCGCATCCCGAACGGCTACGTGCCTTCGTACCAGTTGAAGGCGCTGGCGCACATCGCCGGACGTTTCGGCAACGGGCAGATCGACATCACCACCCGCCAGCAGGTGCAGTTGCGTCACCTGAAAATCGACGACGTGCCGGCGGTGTTCGACCTGATGGACTCGGTCGGCCTGACCTCCATGCAGACCGGCATGGATAACGTGCGCAACATCATGGGCTGTCCGGTGGGCGGCCTGCACCCGAAAGAAATACTCAACGCCTTTCCCGTCATCGAGGCGATGAACGCATATTTTCTGGAGAACCGCGAGTTCAGCAACCTGCCGCGCAAATTCAACATCGCCGTCACCGGCTGTCCGGACTCCTGCATCCACACGGAGACGCAGGACCTGGCGCTGGTTCCGGCCTCGCGCGAGGAAGACGGTGAAACGGTTTACGGCTTCAACCTGCTGGTGGGCGGAAAAATCGGTTCCGGGGGCTACCGCATCGCTTCCCCCCTCGACGTGTTTGTGAAACCCGGCGAGGCGGTCGAGGTATCGGCCGGGGTGGTGACCCTCTACCGTGATTACGGTTACCGGGACGTGCGCACGCGCAACCGTCTGGCATTTCTGATCGAGGATTGGGGCGAACCCAAATTCCGCGAGATGCTGGTGCGCACCCTGGGCCGTGATCTTCCCCCCGCGGGTGAGGACCTGAGGAACGACCACGAGAACCCGCACATCGGCATCTACCGGCAGAAACAGCCGACGATGAACTACGTCGGCATGAAGGTTCCGGTGGGCCGCATGGATCACACGCGCATGGAAAAGCTCGCCGTGCTGGCGGAGAAATACGGCAACGGCGAGGTGCGGCTGTCGCCCGCGAACTCGGTGATCGTGCCCAACATCTCCGACAAGAAGCTGGGCGATTTTCTGGAAGAGCCCCTGCTCAAGGAATTCGATTACAACCCGAACGCGCTCATCAAGGGTCTGGTCAGTTGTGTGGGCAAGGACTACTGCGGCATGGCGACCATCGAAACCAAAGGCACGGCGATGGAGGTGGCGAAGAAGCTGGAGAAGAAACTGGACGGCATCCGCCCCATCACCATGAACTGGTCGGGATGCCCCGCCGGGTGCGGCAACCACCTCGTCGCGGACGTCGGCTTGATCGGCAAGCGCGCCCGGGTGGGCGGCCAGACGGTGGATGCGGTGGACGTTTTCGTCGGCGGCCGGAGCGGCAAGTACCCCGCGCCCGCGCTCAAAATCCTGGAAGACATCCCGTGTGACAAACTGCCGGACGTGCTGGCACAGATTTTGCCCTACCACGCCCGCGAAAAGATGCACCCGGTTAAGAATTACAAGAAGAAAAAAAAACCGCAAACCGAGTCCCGGCCGAACCGGTCTTCAAACGCTCCCGTGAATAAAGCGAACGCAGACGCACACACTCGACTGCACGCGACGGACTCGGTTCTCAAAAACTGA
- a CDS encoding formate/nitrite transporter family protein, giving the protein MFDTDIDNLSAQAEKKIAYLKRSPGGYFLLSALAGIYLGFGIVLIFSVGGPIAQSSGAAYLKLIMGASFGIALSLVIFAGSELFTGNNMVFAVGRLSKRIGMGPILYLFALCFIGNLAGSVFLAWLVTEGGSLSTASQELIVNVAGMKMNLSAKEAFLRGILCNWLVCLAVWIALRTKNETARLIMIFWCLFAFIASGYEHSIANQTLLSLALFLPHGAEVSLSGFVHNQLWVTLGNMVGGGLLVGMVYWLAHSQPETQTDPSLIQETLQEERA; this is encoded by the coding sequence ATGTTTGATACGGACATCGACAACCTTTCCGCGCAGGCGGAAAAGAAAATCGCATATTTGAAGCGCTCGCCGGGCGGCTACTTTCTGCTGTCGGCTCTGGCGGGCATTTATCTCGGTTTCGGCATCGTGCTGATCTTTTCGGTCGGCGGTCCCATTGCCCAGTCCAGCGGCGCGGCGTACCTGAAACTCATCATGGGCGCCAGCTTCGGCATCGCCTTGAGTCTGGTCATCTTCGCCGGCTCGGAGCTGTTCACCGGCAACAACATGGTGTTCGCCGTGGGGCGGCTCTCCAAACGCATCGGCATGGGACCTATCCTGTATCTGTTCGCGCTGTGCTTCATCGGCAACCTGGCGGGCTCGGTATTCCTTGCCTGGCTGGTGACGGAAGGCGGCAGTCTGTCCACTGCATCGCAGGAGTTGATCGTAAACGTCGCGGGCATGAAGATGAATCTGAGCGCGAAGGAGGCGTTTCTGCGCGGCATCCTGTGCAACTGGCTGGTGTGCCTGGCGGTGTGGATCGCCCTGCGCACGAAAAATGAAACGGCGCGGCTCATCATGATTTTCTGGTGCCTGTTTGCCTTCATCGCCAGCGGCTACGAACACAGCATCGCCAACCAGACTCTCTTGAGCCTCGCTCTCTTTCTGCCGCACGGCGCGGAGGTGAGCCTGAGCGGATTCGTTCACAACCAGCTTTGGGTGACACTCGGCAACATGGTCGGCGGCGGCCTGCTGGTGGGCATGGTGTACTGGCTGGCACACTCGCAACCGGAAACACAGACTGACCCGTCACTGATACAGGAAACCCTGCAGGAAGAGCGGGCGTGA
- a CDS encoding B12-binding domain-containing radical SAM protein translates to MADVLLICPTSGNDIRGVTITAPLSLLALAGPLLEDYSVQIVDQRATDDFWGDLESALKAQPRVVGITSLTGTQIYHGIEISKFVKARLSVPVVWGGLHATLYPAQTVAKPYIDYVIRGEGEVAFKMLVDEITGPSPDLEKVPALTFKKNGQIYSTPAGTPLELDSLPRMPWHLVNVEEYTTPSSYLYPGVSRLLSFIASRGCPFPCTYCSQPILTSKYRMMSAKRVLDDLHWMVDQFNLDHILLFDDEFLVNAKWATDIAEGINGKFTWGVQGRVNDLLRVDLKKMERCGMIYAMPGIESGAPRILERIRKNQTVDEVKEVSRRLNETKIHCQVNFMVGFPDETLDELGETIDLALHIMNTNPKAVINSFSPVTPLPGTEMLHQVIRDYGFKEPETLEGWINITRGKQERPWLDAKRVRVIRFLYFTSLFVQTAERYGQKLPVPKFVFRLYSKFIQFRWKRRLYWMDWEIPLMRLLWRWFVNPTDFIDTAKYSDGIGAKESSIQVIPLKESDVELGEFQIPIKESRFKIKSFA, encoded by the coding sequence ATGGCTGACGTCCTATTGATATGCCCTACATCCGGAAATGACATTCGTGGTGTCACCATCACCGCGCCGTTGTCTCTGCTGGCTCTCGCCGGACCGCTGTTAGAGGATTACTCCGTCCAGATCGTCGACCAGCGCGCGACGGATGACTTCTGGGGCGACCTCGAGTCCGCTCTCAAGGCGCAACCCCGCGTCGTCGGCATCACCAGCCTGACCGGCACCCAAATATATCACGGAATCGAAATCAGCAAGTTTGTGAAGGCGCGGCTCAGCGTGCCGGTGGTGTGGGGCGGTCTGCATGCCACGTTGTATCCCGCGCAGACGGTGGCGAAACCCTACATCGATTATGTGATCCGCGGCGAGGGGGAAGTCGCCTTCAAGATGCTGGTGGATGAAATCACCGGCCCGTCGCCCGATCTGGAAAAAGTCCCGGCGCTGACGTTCAAGAAAAACGGACAGATTTATTCCACCCCGGCGGGGACGCCGTTGGAGCTGGACAGCCTGCCGCGGATGCCCTGGCATCTGGTGAATGTGGAAGAATACACCACGCCTTCCTCTTATCTTTACCCGGGAGTGTCGCGCCTGCTGTCCTTCATCGCCAGCAGAGGGTGTCCGTTCCCCTGCACCTACTGTTCGCAACCCATCCTGACTTCGAAGTACCGGATGATGTCGGCCAAAAGAGTACTGGACGATCTTCATTGGATGGTGGACCAGTTCAACCTCGATCACATTCTGCTGTTTGACGACGAGTTCCTGGTCAATGCCAAATGGGCGACGGACATTGCCGAAGGTATCAACGGCAAGTTCACCTGGGGGGTGCAGGGCCGGGTCAACGATCTGTTGCGCGTCGATTTGAAGAAGATGGAACGGTGCGGCATGATCTACGCCATGCCGGGCATCGAATCCGGCGCGCCCCGTATTCTGGAGCGGATCCGGAAGAACCAGACGGTGGACGAGGTCAAGGAAGTGTCCCGCCGGTTGAACGAAACGAAAATTCACTGCCAGGTGAATTTTATGGTGGGCTTTCCGGATGAAACGCTGGATGAGTTGGGAGAAACCATCGATCTCGCGCTTCATATCATGAACACGAACCCCAAGGCCGTGATCAACAGTTTCTCGCCCGTCACGCCCCTGCCCGGAACGGAGATGTTGCACCAGGTCATCCGGGATTACGGCTTCAAGGAGCCGGAAACGCTGGAAGGGTGGATCAACATCACGCGCGGCAAGCAGGAGCGCCCGTGGCTGGACGCCAAAAGGGTGCGGGTCATCCGGTTCCTGTATTTCACCAGCCTGTTCGTGCAGACGGCGGAACGGTACGGCCAGAAGCTTCCCGTTCCCAAGTTCGTGTTCCGCCTGTACAGCAAGTTCATTCAGTTCCGCTGGAAGCGCAGGCTGTACTGGATGGACTGGGAAATTCCGCTGATGCGCTTGTTGTGGCGGTGGTTCGTGAACCCCACCGACTTCATCGACACCGCAAAGTATTCCGACGGCATCGGCGCGAAGGAATCCAGCATCCAGGTGATCCCATTGAAGGAATCGGATGTGGAACTGGGCGAATTCCAGATTCCCATCAAGGAATCCCGTTTCAAAATAAAGAGCTTTGCGTGA
- a CDS encoding sugar transferase: MKRLFDLAVSLFVLLSLWPVFLAVAVAIRLDSPGNVFYCQERVGLGGRPFLMFKFRTMVADADKMGSHQTAFGDARITPVGVFLRKTSLDELPQLLNVVTGDMSLVGPRPDVPAQRSDYTEEQWAKRTSVLPGITGLAQATKRSLATPEERLALDLEYVDRRSFWLDMKIILLTIKQVLKIKSAS, encoded by the coding sequence GTGAAACGACTGTTCGATCTGGCCGTCAGCCTGTTTGTCCTGCTTTCCCTATGGCCGGTATTCCTGGCGGTGGCGGTGGCCATCCGGCTGGATTCGCCGGGCAATGTGTTTTACTGCCAGGAGCGGGTGGGGCTCGGAGGGCGTCCCTTTCTCATGTTCAAGTTCCGCACCATGGTGGCGGATGCCGACAAGATGGGATCGCACCAGACCGCGTTCGGCGATGCGCGCATCACACCGGTCGGTGTTTTTCTGCGCAAGACCAGCCTCGATGAACTGCCCCAGTTGCTGAACGTGGTGACCGGCGACATGAGCCTGGTGGGGCCGCGCCCGGACGTGCCGGCCCAGCGCAGTGACTACACGGAAGAACAGTGGGCGAAACGGACGTCGGTGCTTCCCGGCATCACCGGCCTGGCGCAGGCGACGAAGCGGTCGCTGGCCACGCCGGAAGAACGGCTGGCGCTGGACCTCGAATACGTGGACCGCCGTTCTTTTTGGCTTGATATGAAGATCATTCTCCTTACAATCAAACAGGTCCTGAAAATCAAAAGCGCCAGTTGA
- a CDS encoding YfhO family protein → MFSIIFAATLITVVALLPVYAWPLTRPLALPALVCYLLFLFIHHDFVLGESGVYHDSFWSTELFATILRQWLESGNEFGWNPYIGGGQPIAIFNNLLNVFPTFFCHYLFDLFGLDLSNREFFNLVFVFTFLNVCTGSLLLIRLLNPNYYICLLGFASMVFGGMFQSELGCPLGLMYLTFLTYLLFFLIHFYKTKRVENVVFFCVLLGMSAAYYIPLYHSIAIGIFLILALLACVPGIAPDYKKKFLAAAQTFLGRPKAIALGVALFVLAAGSAFYSYAETRDYVSPTRGFTQGGTLGEKSYIPSVSVLPEHYKKIVDFFEDRPEDVYTATHNTFYLGVLPGLGFLASFFLIRNHLFTGLAAVLAVLSLGEQTPVWGWMVKNVPLLDMLRNAFPFGRLATFCVLMGGLLGLSALVDEKVSFARKLTAILFSTLVLFIFCRLSFVIYLFLAVLLLMLISLLVRKRKPDLINICGFWLLLITIVQLGGFSINTIAYTKTPEVEPQKIKEFSYPVTWSVYPSQESPMPFNLHPFLNKEAAWSVHHPAYAFYLQKDFAGFLIQENLFPVNAGDLSQKYLIDEDKLSRHSGPLFQLLPEGRDWRIFSNPKPLQKPGKIALRPSGNLSELEVHVDMRGEGLLWRLENYDPNWKAWVDGKETPIRKVPPNFQAIPLEPGRHEILFKYDSPYHFLLYGHILIGVLGMIGFAAWLRNPTLFMVLYRR, encoded by the coding sequence GTGTTCTCCATAATATTTGCGGCAACTCTCATCACAGTGGTGGCGTTGCTCCCGGTGTATGCCTGGCCTCTGACCCGGCCTCTCGCCCTGCCGGCGCTGGTTTGTTACCTCCTTTTCCTTTTCATCCATCATGATTTTGTGCTGGGAGAGTCGGGGGTTTACCACGACTCTTTCTGGTCCACGGAGCTGTTCGCGACCATCCTCCGGCAATGGCTGGAGTCGGGGAATGAATTCGGATGGAACCCGTATATCGGCGGCGGGCAACCGATTGCCATTTTCAACAACCTGCTCAACGTCTTCCCCACCTTTTTCTGTCATTACCTGTTCGATCTGTTCGGACTCGATCTTTCCAACCGGGAATTTTTCAACCTGGTCTTTGTCTTCACCTTTTTGAATGTCTGCACCGGTTCCCTGCTGTTGATCCGTCTGTTGAATCCCAATTATTATATCTGCCTGCTGGGGTTCGCTTCGATGGTGTTCGGCGGGATGTTCCAGTCGGAGCTGGGGTGCCCGCTGGGCCTGATGTACCTGACGTTCCTGACCTACCTCCTGTTTTTCCTGATCCATTTTTACAAAACCAAGCGCGTGGAAAACGTGGTGTTTTTTTGCGTGCTGCTCGGCATGTCCGCGGCGTATTACATCCCGCTGTACCATTCCATCGCCATTGGCATTTTCCTGATACTGGCATTGCTGGCCTGTGTGCCGGGCATCGCTCCGGATTATAAGAAAAAGTTTCTGGCCGCCGCGCAAACGTTTCTGGGTCGGCCGAAGGCGATCGCGCTGGGGGTGGCGCTGTTCGTCCTGGCGGCAGGGTCCGCGTTTTATTCTTACGCTGAGACCCGGGATTATGTTTCGCCGACGCGCGGCTTCACGCAGGGCGGGACGCTGGGAGAAAAGAGTTACATTCCCAGCGTGTCGGTCCTTCCGGAGCATTATAAAAAGATCGTGGATTTTTTCGAGGACCGTCCGGAAGACGTTTACACCGCCACCCACAATACGTTTTACCTGGGCGTTCTGCCCGGACTGGGGTTTCTGGCTTCGTTCTTCCTGATACGCAACCACCTGTTCACCGGTTTGGCGGCGGTGCTCGCCGTTTTGAGCCTGGGCGAGCAGACCCCGGTGTGGGGATGGATGGTGAAAAATGTACCGTTGCTGGACATGCTGAGAAACGCGTTTCCATTCGGGCGGCTGGCGACCTTTTGTGTTTTGATGGGGGGGCTGCTGGGGCTTTCCGCTCTTGTAGATGAAAAGGTTTCTTTTGCAAGAAAACTGACCGCAATCCTGTTTTCTACTCTGGTTTTATTTATATTCTGCCGCCTTAGCTTTGTGATTTATCTTTTCCTGGCAGTACTTCTTTTGATGTTGATCAGTTTGTTGGTCCGAAAGCGGAAGCCTGACCTCATCAATATATGTGGATTCTGGCTGTTGTTGATCACGATAGTGCAATTGGGGGGATTTTCCATAAACACAATCGCATACACTAAAACCCCAGAAGTCGAACCTCAGAAAATAAAAGAATTTTCCTATCCCGTGACCTGGAGTGTGTACCCTTCCCAGGAATCCCCCATGCCTTTCAACCTGCATCCCTTTCTGAACAAGGAAGCGGCCTGGAGCGTGCACCACCCGGCCTACGCGTTTTATCTGCAGAAGGACTTTGCAGGCTTTCTGATCCAGGAAAACCTGTTTCCGGTGAATGCGGGAGATTTATCACAAAAGTATTTGATTGATGAAGATAAGCTGAGCCGTCATTCCGGGCCTCTGTTTCAATTATTGCCGGAAGGAAGAGACTGGAGAATCTTTTCGAACCCAAAACCGCTTCAAAAACCGGGGAAAATAGCTCTGCGTCCCTCTGGAAACCTGAGCGAGTTGGAAGTGCACGTGGATATGCGCGGGGAGGGATTGTTGTGGCGGCTGGAGAACTACGATCCCAACTGGAAGGCCTGGGTGGATGGAAAGGAAACGCCCATCAGGAAAGTTCCTCCGAATTTTCAGGCGATTCCTTTGGAACCGGGCCGGCACGAAATTCTTTTTAAATACGACTCGCCTTATCATTTTTTATTGTACGGGCACATTCTGATTGGAGTGCTGGGCATGATTGGTTTTGCCGCCTGGCTTCGGAATCCAACTTTATTTATGGTTCTTTACCGTCGTTGA